From Pandoraea norimbergensis, the proteins below share one genomic window:
- a CDS encoding two component system response regulator codes for MTGSTGVIVVEDHELLADGMCRLVEGDLKWRVLARVANGLDVYRACQVHRPDLVMLDLGLPGMDGIDVIRQCCQRWLGLRVLVNSASNDGERARQALDAGAAAYVLKSSARDTVIHAARQVMTGRRFIDPAVFGVMRTPAQSPYLPIPCDNETPERLLTLRERQVLKLVAEGQRNRDIAALLSISIKTVETHRLNMMRKLDAHNVADIVNWAHRLRMML; via the coding sequence ATGACGGGAAGCACAGGCGTTATCGTTGTAGAGGACCACGAGTTGCTGGCGGACGGCATGTGCCGTCTGGTCGAGGGGGATCTCAAGTGGCGCGTGCTCGCCCGGGTGGCCAACGGGCTCGACGTCTACCGTGCGTGTCAGGTGCATCGTCCCGATCTGGTGATGCTTGACCTCGGGCTGCCGGGGATGGACGGCATCGATGTCATTCGTCAGTGCTGTCAGCGCTGGCTCGGCCTGCGGGTATTGGTCAACTCGGCGAGTAACGACGGCGAGCGCGCGCGTCAGGCGCTCGATGCGGGCGCGGCGGCGTACGTGTTGAAAAGCAGCGCGCGCGATACGGTGATTCACGCTGCCCGGCAAGTGATGACAGGGCGGCGCTTCATTGACCCGGCCGTGTTTGGCGTGATGCGAACCCCGGCGCAGTCGCCCTACTTGCCAATCCCCTGCGACAACGAAACGCCTGAGCGTCTGCTCACGTTGCGAGAGCGTCAGGTACTCAAGCTGGTCGCAGAGGGGCAACGTAATCGAGACATCGCCGCACTGCTCTCGATCAGCATCAAGACGGTCGAGACGCACCGGCTCAACATGATGCGCAAGCTCGACGCTCACAACGTGGCCGATATCGTGAACTGGGCACACCGGCTCCGCATGATGTTGTGA